The DNA window GGAAGCATACGCTCATGCTCTCGCGGTTGGGTATTAGCTCCTCAAAATTGCGCTCCACCATTTCGGTCTTGTTCTGTATTTTGGTGGTATTGCCCAGGGGCTGTATCATGCGCCTAACTATCGATTCTGGAAGCATCCACAGGTAGTAGGACTGATCCTTTTGCGGGTCGATTCCTTTGCAAACGTAGTGGTGCCCGTCGTGTTGGGCCACCTCGATGTAGTGACCGCTCGATATGTGGTGTACTCCTATGCTATCGGCAAAGTCGGCAATATACTTCCATTTAATTTGGGGGTTGCACCAGGCGCACGGACTTGGCGTTTCGCCATTTAGGTACGACGAGATAAAGTGGTTAACCACCTTGCTCTTAAAATCGGCCTGGCAGCATACCACATGGTGCTCCACTCCAATGGTTTTGGCCTGTAGCTGGGCATCTTCGATGGCCTTTTGGGAGGCGGGGGAGTCCCACATCAGCAGGGTTACGCCAATCACCTCAAATCCTCTATCTTTCAGCTTAAGAACTGTTAAGGTGCTGTCTATTCCGCCGCTCATGCCTACTACAACTTTTTCCATGTGGTACTATTTTAGCTGCAAATTAAGGGCTTTCGGGGCTATGATTCAATAGTGTAAAGAATAAATCTTGTTGGGATATTCTTGTAAGCTTAAAATCTATGAAATGACAAACAAAAAACTAATTTTGTAGCTTCAATGGGTTTTGGCATAAATGAACGATTCCATATTTAGGGCTTTAATGCAGTTCTTTGCCACTATTATTTATTACGATAATCGTGGGGATAAGGAGATTGCAAAAAGTGTAGTACATAGATTTCTGGAGGAAAAGGAGTTCTCAGAGGAGCATTCCGACTACTACGTCGCCCTATTCGAAGAGTTCTTGGAGGATCAATCTCGGATAAATAATACGCCGATTTCCGAGAATCCGCTCTTTACCGACTACACGCACCATCTTTGTAAGCTTATCAACTTAGAGTTCGAGCAAAACCAAAAGGTTTGGTTGTTGCTGCAGCTTACGGAGTTTATTGGCGATGCCAACTTCAAGTGCGAGGTGTACCATCAGTTTGTAAGCATTTTAGCGTACCACTTCAATGTGGATCAGGTAGAGTTTGACTATGCCCAGCAGTTTGTGCTGGCAACCGAAGAGTCGCAAATCCCGTTGGTTGATAAGGTCTTGGTTGTTGATTCGGATACCAACTTTATCCATCCCTACTTTAAGCATCATATTAACAGCAAGCTTAAGGGGCGCGTTTACTTTATCCATTTAGCAAGCGTTAATACGTTTCTGATCAAAAACTTCGGGGATACCAACCTATTCCTGAATGGGCACAGCATGAGAACCGGCAGGGCCTATGTTTTTGGATACGGTTCGGTTGTGCGCAACCCCAAAGTTGATCCTATTTACTATAGCCGGATTGCCGGGAAGTTTATTCAAGCCGAAGTGCTTCGTAAGATCCACTTTGTGGCAACAAACGTAACGTACCGTTTTAAAGGAAGCAACGACGGGGTTCATCCCTTCAGCTTTAAGGCCGAATCCGGTCAGCTGGTAGGTATCGTTGGTGGAAGCGGTGTTGGAAAATCGACCCTGCTAAATGTACTTAACGGCACCTTGCCTCTAGATGACGGAAAGATATCTATAAACGGATTTGACATTCACGAGGATAAGGAGGTTATACGAGGGGTTATCGGCTACGTTCCTCAGGATGACTTGCTGATAGAGGAGCTGACCGTATACCAAAACCTATACTACAACGCCAAGCTGTGCTTCCGCAACTACACCGAGGAGGAGCTGAACGACGTAGTAGACCAAACAATTGTTGACTTTGATTTAGACGAGGCGCGAAACTTTAAGGTTGGTAGCCCTTTAAATAAGTATATCAGCGGAGGGCAGCGCAAGCGCCTTAATATTGCCCTTGAGCTTATGCGACAGCCTTCCGTACTTTTTGTTGATGAACCTACATCCGGACTATCATCCATAGATTCCGAGAAGGTGATGCTTCTGCTGAAGCGACAGATACTAAAAGGTAAGGTTGTTATTGTAAATATTCACCAACCGTCGTCCGATTTATTTAAGCTGCTGGATAAGATGCTGGTGATGGATCAGGGCGGAAGAATTATCTTCCAAGGCAATCCGATGGATGGGATTGTATATTTTAGGAAGGCTGCCCACTACTTTAATGCCGACGAGAGCGAGTGCATGACCTGCGGAAACGTGAATACGGAGGTTATACTTCGTATCGTAGAGGCACGTGTGGTAAATGAATCGGGAAAGCTAACGCGCAACCGTAAGCGTTCGGCTAACGAATGGTATCAGCTATACCTAAAAAACATTCAGCCAACCTTGCGATCTATTGTCCATGCCGAAAAGGCTAACCTCCCAATTAATAATTTTCACATTCCAAATAGAATAAAGCAGTTTCGGATCTTCTTTTCGCGCAGCATCCTATCTAAGCTAGGCGATCATCAGTACTTGCTAATGATTGCGCTCGAAGCTCCGCTACTTGCCATCATAATAGGCTTCTTTACCAAGTACACGGCCGAAGAAACCTATGTTTTTAGCGCCAATGACAACATCCCCGCCTACCTTTTTATGTGCGTGGTTGCGTCCCTATTTTTGGGAATGATAGTCTCGGCCGAGGAAATTATAAAGGACAAGAAAATTCTTCAGCGCGAAAAGTTTCTAGATTTAAGCTGGGGAAGCTACATCTCATCTAAGGTAACGGTTGTATTCTTGATATCAGCCATTCAGATGCTTGTTTTTGTGCTGCTGGGAAACTACATCTTAGAGATTAAAGGAATGAGCTTCATATACTGGCTGATACTATTCTCTGCGGCAGCTTGCGCCAATATGATTGGGCTTAACTTGTCTGCGAGCTTAAAGTCTACCGTAGCCATATATGTTAGCGTGCCGCTGCTTCTGGTTCCGCAGCTGCTTTTCAGCGGCGTTATTGTCGACTTTAAGAAGCTGCACTACTCGATAGCTTCGGAAAAGTATGTGCCCCTAATTGGCGACACGATGATCTCCAGATGGGCCTACGAGGCGCTCGCAGTAAGCCAATTTAAGGATAACGCGTTTACCAAGCACTTTTATGAGGTTGATAAGGAGAGGAGTGAAAACAGCTACTATGCTAGCATTCATATTCCTAACTTAATTTCTCAAATAAACGAGCTGCAGCACGATATTGCCATTAATGCCATTTCGGAGGAAACGGAATCGCATCTGGAATTGGCAAAAACGGAGTATGCAAAGGTGCAAGCGAAGTACGAAGGGCATCTAAAGCCGGTTGATTTTAGCAACGTGGCGCTGCGCGAAGTTAATCGTAGGGTTACGCGCTCATGGATTGCCAACTTAACCGACC is part of the Alistipes sp. ZOR0009 genome and encodes:
- the mnmA gene encoding tRNA 2-thiouridine(34) synthase MnmA, producing the protein MEKVVVGMSGGIDSTLTVLKLKDRGFEVIGVTLLMWDSPASQKAIEDAQLQAKTIGVEHHVVCCQADFKSKVVNHFISSYLNGETPSPCAWCNPQIKWKYIADFADSIGVHHISSGHYIEVAQHDGHHYVCKGIDPQKDQSYYLWMLPESIVRRMIQPLGNTTKIQNKTEMVERNFEELIPNRESMSVCFLSGTDYRQFLFEHAPDKMSQVAGGDVLDEQGVKIGTHQGFPFYTIGQKRGLTLDVEREAYVSKMDRATNSITVARKKDLLTHEFLVKDLHFINQNEITPSTRLEVKVRGLGLNPEGAGSLHFMGDMAKVTLEQPAWAMSPGQPVVFYIDNRLVGGGISL
- a CDS encoding ATP-binding cassette domain-containing protein, whose translation is MNDSIFRALMQFFATIIYYDNRGDKEIAKSVVHRFLEEKEFSEEHSDYYVALFEEFLEDQSRINNTPISENPLFTDYTHHLCKLINLEFEQNQKVWLLLQLTEFIGDANFKCEVYHQFVSILAYHFNVDQVEFDYAQQFVLATEESQIPLVDKVLVVDSDTNFIHPYFKHHINSKLKGRVYFIHLASVNTFLIKNFGDTNLFLNGHSMRTGRAYVFGYGSVVRNPKVDPIYYSRIAGKFIQAEVLRKIHFVATNVTYRFKGSNDGVHPFSFKAESGQLVGIVGGSGVGKSTLLNVLNGTLPLDDGKISINGFDIHEDKEVIRGVIGYVPQDDLLIEELTVYQNLYYNAKLCFRNYTEEELNDVVDQTIVDFDLDEARNFKVGSPLNKYISGGQRKRLNIALELMRQPSVLFVDEPTSGLSSIDSEKVMLLLKRQILKGKVVIVNIHQPSSDLFKLLDKMLVMDQGGRIIFQGNPMDGIVYFRKAAHYFNADESECMTCGNVNTEVILRIVEARVVNESGKLTRNRKRSANEWYQLYLKNIQPTLRSIVHAEKANLPINNFHIPNRIKQFRIFFSRSILSKLGDHQYLLMIALEAPLLAIIIGFFTKYTAEETYVFSANDNIPAYLFMCVVASLFLGMIVSAEEIIKDKKILQREKFLDLSWGSYISSKVTVVFLISAIQMLVFVLLGNYILEIKGMSFIYWLILFSAAACANMIGLNLSASLKSTVAIYVSVPLLLVPQLLFSGVIVDFKKLHYSIASEKYVPLIGDTMISRWAYEALAVSQFKDNAFTKHFYEVDKERSENSYYASIHIPNLISQINELQHDIAINAISEETESHLELAKTEYAKVQAKYEGHLKPVDFSNVALREVNRRVTRSWIANLTDLQHYLWGYYDVISAKKDSIYKDLLYKYGSAQHIVDLRSEYENKALSDLVLNTSSVQQSKIVENEIVQLKDPGYMDPLSNCGRAHFYAPLKKLGLFKIDTLWYNVSIIWIMIILGFVALYNKWLLQIINYVDSIKSRKRAKRISKYHTS